From the genome of Vicia villosa cultivar HV-30 ecotype Madison, WI linkage group LG2, Vvil1.0, whole genome shotgun sequence, one region includes:
- the LOC131649270 gene encoding uncharacterized protein LOC131649270, with protein sequence MNVEMISVRKRKKIEELIQSQAGALEKFLIKELQISNESHYVDNIDVEIIDSVPIEDDNVDSVQIENDNVDSVQIENDNVDSVEGNNDDDNVDYDIFDPRNWERLPPKLIDLLVAKGPRDNLNRRFTANLNTRALANGEMCDRDWLVYSKELDRVFCFCCKVFKNGIGRGLLANEGYSDWSHVGARIKEHELGMEHVKNMTTWYEYRQRLQKFQTIDKTTQRLIEKERDHWKKVLKRVISIVKFLAKHNLAFRGSKEKLYEDSNGNFLGLIEMLAEFDPIIQEHVRRVTSQKVHVHYLGHRIQNELIALLGSAIKTEIISKIKQAKYFSVILDCTPDVSHQEQMSLIIRYVNVSSTSVSIEESFLGFLKVNDTTGQGLFDVLQNELKELGLDLFDVRGQGYDNGSNMKGKHQGVQNIFLDVNPRAFYTPCGCHSLNLAL encoded by the coding sequence ATGAATGTGGAAATGATAAgcgtaagaaaaagaaaaaaaattgaagagttAATTCAATCTCAAGCAGGAGCTCTTGAAAAATTCTTGATAAAAGAACTACAAATTTCAAATGAAAGTCATTATGTTGATAATATTGATGTTGAAATTATTGATAGTGTGCCCATTGAAGATGATAATGTTGATAGTGTGCAAATTGAAAATGATAATGTTGATAGTGTGCAAATTGAAAATGATAATGTTGATAGTGTTGAAGggaataatgatgatgataatgttgATTATGATATATTTGATCCAAGAAATTGGGAGCGCCTTCCACCTAAATTGATTGATTTATTGGTTGCAAAAGGTCCTAGAGATAATTTGAATAGACGCTTTACAGCTAATTTGAATACTAGAGCTTTAGCAAATGGTGAGATGTGTGATAGAGATTGGCTTGTTTATTCGAAAGAGCTTGATAgagtattttgtttttgttgtaaagtTTTCAAAAATGGGATTGGTAGGGGACTATTAGCAAATGAGGGATATAGTGATTGGTCACATGTTGGTGCAAGAATTAAAGAGCATGAGTTAGGCATGGAACATGTTAAGAATATGACTACTTGGTATGAGTATCGTCAAAGGCTGCAAAAATTTCAAACTATTGATAAAACGACTCAAAGATTAATTGAGAAAGAAAGGGATCAttggaaaaaagttttaaaaagagTTATTTCAATAGTGAAATTTCTTGCTAAACATAATTTGGCCTTTCGTGGTTCTAAAGAGAAATTGTACGAAGATAGCAATGGCAACTTTTTGGGTTTGATTGAAATGTTGGCTGAATTTGACCCAATTATCCAAGAACATGTTAGACGTGTTACATCTCAAAAAGTTCATGTTCATTATCTTGGGCATAGAATACAAAATGAATTGATTGCATTGCTTGGTTCTGCAATTAAAACTGAAATCATTAGTAAAATCAAACAAGCTAAGTATTTCTCAGTGATACTAGATTGTACTCCTGATGTTAGTCATCAAGAACAAATGTCTTTGATAATAAGATATGTGAATGTTTCTTCAACCTCTGTTAGCATTGAGGAATCATTTTTAGgatttttaaaagtaaatgataCAACTGGTCAAGGGCTTTTTGATGTTTTACAAAATGAATTGAAAGAACTTGGTCTCGACCTATTTGATGTGAGAGGACAAGGGTACGATAATGGGTCAAATATGAAAGGAAAGCATCAAGGtgtacaaaatatatttttagacgTTAACCCGAGAGCCTTCTATACTCCTTGTGGTTGTCATAGTCTTAATTTGGCATTGTGA
- the LOC131649272 gene encoding uncharacterized protein LOC131649272 yields the protein MANSCNKARNFFGVVQRIYKIFANSTKRWQILKYNVKGLTPKSLSSTRWESRVESVKAIRTQMSDFTEALLEVSENDLDPKIQNEAKSLATNELGDFEFLMAIIIWFEILSAINSVSKLLQEKDMLIDVAMEKIKGLISFFEGYRETGFYKALISAKEIARFEQYQEYESTFGFLFTSHKLQSLDDATLKSCCSNFERVLKHNEQSDIDGSEFFAELKSLRERFPEEIINPTDILLFLKGLDCFPNTVIAYRILLTIPVTVASAERSFSKLKLLKTYLRSTMSQERLNGLALIAVENDLLERVKYEDLVDDFASKSVRRKALFN from the exons ATGGCTAACTCTTGTAATAAAGCTAGGAATTTTTTTGGAGTTGTTCAACGCATCTATAAAATTTTTGCCAATTCTACTAAGAGATGGCAAATTTTGAAATATAATGTAAAAGGGTTGACTCCAAAATCGTTGTCATCCACTCGTTGGGAGAGTCGGGTAGAAAGTGTCAAAGCTATAAGAACACAAATGTCTGATTTTACAGAAGCTTTACTTGAAGTGTCAGAAAATGATCTCGATCCTAAAATACAAAATGAAGCCAAATCCTTAGCAACAAATGAGCttggtgattttgagtttttgatGGCTATAATTATTTGGTTTGAAATATTATCTGCAATTAATTCTGTTAGTAAGCTTTTACAAGAAAAGGATATGCTTATTGATGTTGCTATGGAAAAAATAAAGGGATTGATTTCATTTTTTGAGGGATATAGAGAAACGGGTTTTTATAAGGCACTGATTAGTGCTAAGGAAATTGCG AGATTTGAGCAATACCAAGAGTATGAAAGTACTTTTGGTTTCTTGTTTACTTCTCACAAGTTACAATCATTGGATGATGCAACTTTAAAGTCTTGTTGTAGTAActttgaaagagtattgaaaCATAATGAGCAATCTGATATTGATGGGAGTGAATTTTTTGCGGAGTTAAAGTCCCTTAGAGAAAGGTTTCCGGAAGAAATTATAAATCCTAccgatatattattatttttgaaaggcttggattgtTTTCCTAATACAGTTATTGCATATAGAATTTTATTGACTATTCCTGTGACAGTTGCTTCTGCGGAGAGAAGTTTTTCAAAATTGAAGTTATTAAAGACTTACTTGCGGTCTACCATGTCACAAGAAAGACTTAATGGATTGGCATTGATAGCTGTTGAAAATGATCTTTTGGAGAGAGTAAAATATGAAGACCTAGTTGATGATTTTGCTTCAAAAAGTGTTAGGAGAAAGGCTctttttaattag